The Roseimicrobium gellanilyticum sequence CATCTTTAGCTTTACCGATTCCATCACCGTGCGGCGGTTGGGCGAGGCTTCGAAGAGAAAGCCGGGTGTGGCAATTGCGGCCGGCATTTGTGTGACTCTGCTGGTGGGATTGCTGGCGAAGGTGGCCTTGGATTTCCTCCAGCACAGCTCCAGTCCTGCGGTGGCCCCCGTGGCATCCAGTGATCCAGCACTCGCAGCACCAAGTCGTCTTGATGTCACCGCCGAGAAACACAAACAAAGCACGGCGAAACCACAGAAGTCCGTGACATCCAAGCAGGCCGTGTCCGGAGGCTCGCCACCGCAGGTCCCTGTATTGGCAGCGATCACTCCCGCCAATGCCAAGGCTGGCTCTGCCCCGAAACCCCTCGACTCGCAGCCGGCTCCAGTTCCCGTTGCAGTGGTGTCCATGGCATCCACGCGGGAAATTGCACCAGCGCCCGTCGGAAATCTCGACGAACAACAGAAGGCCCTGGAGACGGCATTGGAAGAGGCCATCCTCGCGATGCGGAAGAGCAGCGCGGGCGCCAGCGCGTATGCCCGGCAGCACGAGTCCACCATCATTGAGTTGCAACGCAAGATCCAGGAGCTGATTCCCATTCGGAGTGGTCACGGTTTCAGCGGAAGCGCGTCGTCGCTGGCTCTCTCCCGCTGCCTCGCCAGCGTCCATCTGCTTGGCGGCAGAAAGCAGGCGGCGCGCAATGTGTTGCTGGACATGCGGGACACGGTCGCCACCACACGTTCCGCGGGAGATGCGGAGATCCGTCTGGCAGATCATCTGCTCAAGCTCACGGAGCCGGGCTCCGGCACGGCCATGGTGCAGTTGCCGCTGACTCCGGGAGAAATGACTGCGCTGCTGGCGAAGCTCGACTCCAATCCGCAGTGGGAACCCTCGACAGACGGTTCGCTCGCCGGGGACAACTGAGCGTTCCTCCCTGGCCGCATGAGCGGAGTCCCTTGGGCCTGTGCTCAGCATCCCAGTGCGAAAAGAAGGCGCGTGACTGCGTAGTGGCAGAACGACGTTATTTCACCTGACTGTGGAATGGCGTTGCACCCACCTATGAAAACGCTCGCGCTCTCTTTCCTTCAGTGGTCGGTCATCACAGGGACCATGTTTGCTGCCGAAGCGACACCCGTCCCCGTGAAGAAGGACATCCCCTATGCAGATCCTCCTCTGGAGAGGCAGGTGTTGGATGTGTATGCGCCCGCAGGAGCCAAGGACCTGCCCGTGGTAGTCTGGATTCACGGTGGCGGTTGGCAGACGGGCGACAAGTCCAGTGTGCAGGAGAAACCGAAAGCGTTTGTAGCGAAAGGCTTCGTGTTTGTCTCGGTGAACTATCGTCTGCTGCCTCAGGTGGCGATGGGAGACATCATCCGCGATGTGGCGAAATCTGTGGGCTGGGTGCACAAGCACATCGCCGAGCATGGCGGCGATCCGAAGAGACTCTTCATCATGGGTCACTCCGCTGGCGCACAACTCGCGGCGCTGCTCTGTGCGGATGAGAAGTACCTGAAGGCCGAGGGCGTTTCTTTTGCTGACGTGAAAGGATGTGTGCCGGTCGACGGCGACACGTATGATGTACCGGAGATCATTGCTGTAGCCGCGGCACGCAGGAAAGCTGAAGGCAAGCCGGATCCGAAGTTTGGACATCGTGAAAAGTTTGGCACCCCTGAGCAGCATGTGGAGTACTCTGCCATCACACATGTGGCCGGGGATCGCGGCATCCCGCCTTTCCTGCTGTTGCACGTCGCGGACCATCCGGATGTCACCGCCCAAGCACAGCGATTTGGCAAAGCGCTGAAGGAAGCGGGCGTGACCACCACGGTCCACGGTGCGGCAAACACGAATCACACGAACATCAATGCCAACCTCGGTGTGGCGGGTGATGCTTCCACCAGGGCATTGTGGGACTTTGTGGAGGCATGCTTGAAGAGGTAGTTTCGCGCCCCAACTTTTTTCGGTAAGTCAATGCGGGTGGCATACATACCCCGGTGTGACTGATGATCCGGGACA is a genomic window containing:
- a CDS encoding alpha/beta hydrolase, coding for MKTLALSFLQWSVITGTMFAAEATPVPVKKDIPYADPPLERQVLDVYAPAGAKDLPVVVWIHGGGWQTGDKSSVQEKPKAFVAKGFVFVSVNYRLLPQVAMGDIIRDVAKSVGWVHKHIAEHGGDPKRLFIMGHSAGAQLAALLCADEKYLKAEGVSFADVKGCVPVDGDTYDVPEIIAVAAARRKAEGKPDPKFGHREKFGTPEQHVEYSAITHVAGDRGIPPFLLLHVADHPDVTAQAQRFGKALKEAGVTTTVHGAANTNHTNINANLGVAGDASTRALWDFVEACLKR